A single genomic interval of Helicoverpa armigera isolate CAAS_96S chromosome 22, ASM3070526v1, whole genome shotgun sequence harbors:
- the LOC126056832 gene encoding uncharacterized protein K02A2.6, with product MTPQKMSSLPPVEPLQCDGDPMSLGLRWEKWRRALEIYLLASEIKNPVIKRATLLHMGGTALQEVYYNIPGAHIEGADVTDSTDVYKVAIDKLNEYFLPKQSKVYERHIFRLLKQETDERFEKFLVRLRQQSKKCKFANGEDDNIIDQVVEKCNSMELKKKILTLGDDVTLDKVIAEANAIESVQRQLSDYGNGSAPRPIANINKIDTKREFDQNKGCSRCGSEKHNGDSPTCPAKDKKCSKCGYIGHFMAKCRTRASKRRSTHANGGKMPIKKIKHDNSAKKSENSNDDQKKASSNVNYIFYFDGDGKIRCGIGGVDNVELLIDSGSNHNILTDKTWAYLKSCNVQATKQNAKPDKTFMAYGSSVPLTVLGSFQAVIKIGAEQKNSTFYVIQGGTRDLLGKETATDLKVLKLGLDINAVSESQNQGPFPKFKNITLDIAIDNTITPVSQPCRRIPVPLEEKVNKRIDELIELDIIEAVNKPSRWVSPIVPVLKSDGSVRLCVDMRVANKAILREHYPLPTMDKLLPKFRKARIFSKLDIRDAFHQIEISEESRHITTFITTRGLFRYKRLMFGISCAPELFQKTLERILLPCEGTLNFIDDIIVYGSDEVEHKARLDRVLEVLKEYNVTLNQKKCVFNAKVVEFLGHQLSSEGVKPLDTYIKSVETFREPKTIDEIQSFLGLLNYVNKWIPNFSTTTEPIRKLLKLKVGQKSDLSKYWEQEQKTAFDQLKVQLQNIKSLGYYDPEDHTQVLADASPVGLGAVLVQIDEKGPRVIAFGNRSLSEIEKRYCQTEKEALALVWAVEHFHVYLYGRKNFDLITDHKPLEVIFGLRSRPCARIERWVLRLQSYNFRVIYRPGKSNIADPFSRLCQSTHNTLDCEDESHINQLVQYARPCAIPMQTLIESSETDEEIQLVKEALNTNKWEPRIMQYRIFQTELWTHDGILLRNDKIVIPISLRKQVLDAAHEGHPGIVAMKGRLRTKVWWPKIDRDAEAKVKSCRGCTLVSAGNPPLPLKRRQLPDQAWQDVAIDFLGPLPSGHYLLVIVDYYSRYKEIKVMKSITTADTTTMLKEIFSRLGIPMTLTADNGRQFTSQEFRDFCQEMGIKLLSTTPYTPQENGEVERQNRDILKRLQISQTLKSDWQSDLLDYLMMCNSTPHSTTGKTPGELFFSRKFRDKLPSIVRERSGVDEEVRDKDIIMKEKGKSYEDRRRKATEYGIEVGEKVYVKNMTKGNKLTAPFNSTPHTVLSSSGNEYKVRNDDSGQEYRRNIVHLKKVQGEWQIYDPEKHTQDAALDSNEALKDTDNIE from the exons AT GACGCCCCAAAAAATGTCCAGCCTTCCACCAGTTGAACCACTGCAATGTGACGGCGATCCCATGTCACTGGGACTCCGCTGGGAGAAGTGGAGACGGGCTCTAGAAATATATCTTCTTGCGTCAGAAATTAAAAACCCAGTTATAAAAAGAGCCACTCTTCTGCATATGGGTGGCACAGCCTTGCAAGAGGTGTACTATAATATCCCTGGAGCGCACATTGAGGGTGCAGATGTAACAGACTCAACAGATGTTTACAAGGTAGCAATAGATAAACTAAACGAGTACTTTTTGCCTAAACAAAGCAAGGTTTATGAAAGGCATATATTTAGACTACTTAAACAAGAAACTGATGagagatttgaaaaatttcttGTAAGGCTGCGTCAGCAGAGCAAAAAGTGCAAATTTGCTAATGGGGAAGACGACAACATAATCGATCAAGTGGTCGAAAAATGCAATTCAATGGAACTCAAGAAAAAAATCCTTACCTTAGGTGATGACGTTACACTGGACAAAGTCATAGCGGAAGCGAATGCTATAGAGTCGGTACAAAGGCAGCTCTCGGATTACGGCAACGGTAGTGCACCGCGTCCCattgcgaatataaataaaattgacactAAGCGTGAATTTGACCAAAATAAAGGTTGCTCACGTTGTGGAAGTGAGAAGCATAATGGTGACAGTCCAACATGTCCCGCCAAAGATAAAAAATGCTCAAAATGCGGGTATATTGGACATTTCATGGCTAAGTGTCGAACGCGGGCTAGTAAACGTAGGTCGACGCACGCAAATGGAGGAAAAATGcctattaaaaagataaaacatgACAATAGTGCCAAAAAATCCGAAAATTCTAACGACGATCAGAAAAAGGCATCATCCAACgtcaattacatattttactttgatGGGGATGGTAAAATTAGATGCGGCATAGGCGGTGTCGACAACGTTGAACTTTTAATAGACTCTGGAAGTAATCACAACATATTAACTGATAAAACATGGGCCTATCTTAAAAGTTGCAATGTACAGgctacaaaacaaaatgcaaaacCAGACAAAACATTTATGGCGTACGGTAGCTCGGTACCCTTGACAGTTCTAGGCTCTTTCCAAGCTGTGATTAAAATCGGAGCAGAACAGAAAAACAGCACCTTCTACGTTATCCAAGGCGGGACACGAGACTTACTCGGTAAAGAAACGGCTACAGATCTTAAAGTCCTCAAATTAGGTTTGGACATCAATGCGGTAAGTGAATCTCAAAATCAGGGACCCTTCCCCAAGTTCAAAAATATCACACTAGATATAGCAATAGATAATACAATTACACCTGTTAGTCAACCATGTCGACGAATTCCAGTACCCCTAGAGGAAAAGGTTAATAAAAGAATTGACGAATTAATAGAGTTGGATATAATAGAAGCCGTGAATAAACCATCCAGGTGGGTGTCTCCTATAGTACCGGTGTTGAAAAGTGACGGAAGCGTTCGTCTTTGCGTAGATATGAGGGTAGCTAACAAAGCAATTCTTCGAGAACATTACCCTCTTCCCACGATGGACAAACTCTTGCCAAAATTTAGGAAAGCTCGTATCTTTTCTAAATTAGACATTAGAGACGCGTTTCATCAGATCGAAATCAGTGAAGAGAGTCGTCACATCACTACTTTTATCACCACACGAGGACTTTTCCGTTACAAGAGATTGATGTTCGGCATCTCTTGTGCACCAGAACTATTCCAAAAAACACTTGAGAGAATTTTGTTACCTTGTGAAGGAACGCTTAACTTTATCGACGATATTATTGTTTACGGTAGTGATGAAGTCGAACATAAAGCCCGTTTAGACCGTGTTTTAGAGGTACTTAAAGAATATAATGTAACACTCAATCAGAAGAAATGCGTCTTTAATGCTAAGGTAGTCGAATTTTTGGGTCATCAGCTGTCGTCGGAAGGGGTAAAACCTCTAGATACGTATATAAAAAGTGTAGAAACATTTAGAGAACCCAAAACTATTGACGAAATTCAAAGTTTTCTTGGTTTATTGAATTACGTTAATAAATGGATCCCTAATTTTTCAACCACTACTGAGCCTATTAGGAAACTCTTAAAACTGAAAGTTGGTCAAAAGTCAGACCTATCGAAATACTGGGAACAAGAGCAAAAAACAGCTTTTGACCAACTCAAAGTTCAACTCCAGAATATAAAAAGTCTGGGTTATTACGACCCTGAAGATCATACTCAGGTATTAGCAGATGCTAGTCCAGTTGGGCTTGGGGCTGTACTAGTGCAAATCGATGAAAAGGGACCCCGAGTTATTGCTTTCGGGAATAGGAGCCTATCGGAGATTGAGAAGCGGTACTGCCAAACGGAGAAGGAGGCGTTAGCTTTAGTTTGGGCCGTAGAGCATTTTCACGTTTATCTGTATGGTAGGAAAAATTTTGATCTCATAACGGACCACAAACCGTTAGAGGTTATTTTTGGACTGAGATCCCGGCCTTGTGCAAGGATTGAACGTTGGGTTTTGCGCCTTCAGTCATATAATTTTCGTGTTATATACCGCCCTGGGAAAAGCAACATAGCCGATCCTTTTTCTCGTTTATGCCAATCCACACATAATACTCTCGATTGTGAAGATGAATCCCATATAAACCAACTTGTTCAATACGCGAGACCCTGCGCAATCCCTATGCAGACGTTGATCGAATCCTCTGAAACAGATGAGGAGATCCAACTAGTAAAGGAGGCTTTAAACACAAACAAGTGGGAGCCTCGAATCATGCAGTATCGAATATTTCAAACCGAACTTTGGACTCACGACGGCATTCTCCTGAGGaatgataaaattgttattcCTATTAGTCTTAGGAAACAAGTTTTGGATGCAGCTCACGAAGGTCATCCGGGCATCGTAGCGATGAAAGGTAGATTGCGCACCAAAGTCTGGTGGCCTAAAATAGATAGAGATGCAGAGGCTAAAGTTAAAAGTTGCCGGGGATGCACTCTTGTATCTGCTGGGAATCCTCCATTACCGTTAAAAAGACGCCAGCTTCCAGACCAAGCTTGGCAAGACGTCGCGATAGATTTTCTTGGTCCTCTTCCGTCGGGACATTACTTACTCGTAATTGTGGATTATTACAGCCGGTATAAGGAGATCAAAGTTATGAAATCAATTACCACAGCAGATACCACGACAATGTTGAAAGAGATATTTTCAAGATTGGGTATACCCATGACCTTGACTGCTGACAATGGAAGACAGTTTACCAGCCAAGAATTTAGAGATTTTTGCCAAGAAATGGGTATTAAATTACTGAGTACGACCCCTTACACTCCTCAGGAGAATGGCGAAGTCGAGAGACAAAATCGGGATATCCTTAAACGTCTACAAATAAGTCAAACTTTAAAGTCTGATTGGCAGTCAGATCTCTTAGATTACTTAATGATGTGCAATAGTACACCCCATAGCACGACAGGCAAAACACCTGGTGAACTTTTCTTTTCCAGGAAATTTAGAGACAAGTTACCATCTATAGTTCGAGAGAGGAGTGGAGTTGATGAGGAAGTAAGGGATAAAGACAttataatgaaagaaaaagGAAAATCGTATGAAGACAGAAGAAGGAAAGCTACAGAATATGGAATAGAGGTTGGAGAAAAAGTATATGTGAAAAATATGACAAAAGGAAATAAGCTTACTGCTCCATTCAACTCCACCCCACACACAGTTCTCAGCTCTAGTGGGAATGAATATAAGGTAAGGAACGACGATTCAGGCCAGGAATATAGAAGGAACATCGTGCACCTAAAAAAAGTTCAAGGCGAATGGCAAATATATGATCCAGAAAAACACACACAAGATGCAGCACTCGACAGTAATGAGGCGCTGAAAGATACTGACAATATTGAATAA